One genomic window of Nicotiana sylvestris chromosome 10, ASM39365v2, whole genome shotgun sequence includes the following:
- the LOC138879584 gene encoding secreted RxLR effector protein 161-like, with the protein MEASKVIDTPIATATRLDMDEAGSLVNQIMYRGIIGSLLYLTASRPDIIISVWLCARFQSNPKESHLKVAKSILRYLKKTQDLVLYYPSSDNFNLIGYANADYAGYLMDRKSTSEMAHFLGSYLISWGTRKQNSVALSAAKAEYVDVAFYCAQLLWIKQQLEDFGVFTDYVPLLCDNTSALNIAKNPVQHKRTKHIDVRHHFLRDNVEKGLIYMKFCSTEDQIADIFTKALSREHFESNRVKLGLLKPN; encoded by the coding sequence atggaagcatcaaaagtgatagacactcccattgcaacGGCCACTCGACTGGATATGGATGAGGCTGGATCTCTTGTGAATCAAAttatgtatagaggcattattgggtctcttctctatctcacTGCCAGTAGACCTGATATTATCATCAGTGTGTggctatgtgcaaggtttcagtcaaatcccaaggaatctcatctgaaggtTGCCAAAAGTATTTTGAGATATCTTAAGAAAACACAGGACCTGGTCCTGTATTACCCCTCAAGTGACAATTTTAATCTTATTGGATATGctaatgctgattatgcaggttatcTTATGGACAGGAAAAGTACTTCTGAAATGGCTCACTTTCTAGGATCATATCTCATCTCTTGGGGCACAAGAaagcaaaactcagtggctctttcaGCAGCTAAAGCAGAATATGTAGATGTAGCCTTCTATTGTGCTCAGCTcctatggatcaaacaacaattGGAGGATTTTGGGGTATTTACTGATTATGTGCCTCTTCTATGtgataacaccagtgcactcaacatagccaagaatccagttcaacacaaaagaaccaagcacattgatgtgagacatcattttctaagggacaatgtggagaaagggctTATCTATATGAAGTTCTGCAGTACAGAAGAccaaattgcagatatcttcaccaaagcattgagtagggaacattttgaaagcAATAGGGTGAAGTTGGGGCTATTGAAGCCTAATTGA
- the LOC104233897 gene encoding uncharacterized protein: MSDAQYLEEEKEMMLKNPSKIQQQFTIWISDLHWKKLLLILPPMFLVVYISFSSKISPFSTTTVVNSGSLFPASFTKDELDRSRIAVCLVGGARRFELTGPSIIQKILKVYPNSDLFLHSPLDSKAYKLSLLKAASRIAAVKIFRPQPIPETESQVRVLTAQNSPNGIQGLLQYFNLVEGCLTMIQAYQKQNNFTYDWIIRTRVDGYWSAKLAPDNFIPGHYLVPPGSSYGGLNDRFGVGDYNTSVVALSRLSMISQLDSAGYRLLNSETAFRAQLTTQQVPYQTMRLPFCVVTDRQYEFPPSHYGVPVAALSSRGPLSGAKCRPCKPACTGSCIEQVMNGLDKGWSWTDWANNSLELCDAHTEWESGWEKIFDGVAGKKLAAARSRIEGLELDQCVNDFAEMKNKTAQWEAPPGSEICSLGLLDSS; the protein is encoded by the exons ATGAGCGACGCCCAATAtttggaagaagaaaaagaaatgatGTTAAAAAATCCTTCCAAAATTCAACAGCAGTTTACAATATGGATTTCGGATCTTCATTGGAAGAAGTTACTGTTGATACTCCCACCTATGTTTCTCGTTGTTTATATATCTTTCTCTTCAAAAATTTCCCCATTTAGCACTACTACTGTTGTTAATTCTGGGTCGTTATTTCCGGCGAGTTTTACGAAGGACGAGTTGGATCGGTCGAGAATCGCTGTGTGTTTAGTGGGTGGGGCACGTAGGTTTGAACTCACTGGGCCTTCTATTATCCAGAAAATTCTCAAAGTTTATCCGAATTCTGATCTTTTTCTCCATAGTCCTTTGGATTCCAAGGCCTATAAGCTCTCCTTGTTGAAGGCTGCTTCTAGAATTGCTGCCGTTAAGATTTTCCGGCCACAGCCCATACCGGAAACTGAGTCACAAGTCCGAGTTCTCACTGCTCAAAACTCTCCTAATGGCATACAG GGGTTGCTGCAATATTTCAACCTGGTAGAAGGTTGCTTGACGATGATCCAAGCCTATCAAAAGCAGAACAACTTCACTTATGACTGGATAATCCGGACAAGAGTTGATGGCTACTGGTCAGCAAAACTAGCCCCCGACAACTTCATTCCCGGTCACTACCTTGTCCCTCCAGGTTCCTCCTACGGTGGCTTAAACGATCGGTTTGGTGTTGGCGACTATAATACATCAGTGGTTGCTCTGTCAAGGCTCTCCATGATTTCCCAACTGGATTCAGCAGGATATCGTCTCCTCAACTCAGAAACTGCCTTCAGAGCCCAACTTACCACTCAACAAGTTCCCTACCAAACTATGCGCCTACCCTTCTGCGTTGTGACGGATCGTCAATACGAATTTCCACCCTCCCACTATGGTGTTCCGGTTGCAGCGCTTTCTAGTCGAGGCCCTTTAAGCGGGGCCAAGTGTCGGCCTTGCAAGCCTGCATGCACCGGCTCATGCATTGAGCAAGTCATGAATGGACTAGATAAAGGATGGAGTTGGACGGATTGGGCTAATAACTCGCTCGAGCTCTGTGATGCTCATACTGAATGGGAGAGCGGGTGGGAGAAAATATTTGATGGAGTGGCTGGTAAAAAACTTGCTGCAGCTAGAAGCCGAATTGAAGGTTTAGAATTGGATCAGTGTGTGAACGATTTTGCTGAGATGAAGAACAAGACAGCTCAATGGGAGGCTCCACCAGGGTCTGAAATTTGCAGCTTAGGTTTATTGGACTCTTCCTGA